The following are encoded together in the Perca fluviatilis chromosome 23, GENO_Pfluv_1.0, whole genome shotgun sequence genome:
- the ptprz1b gene encoding receptor-type tyrosine-protein phosphatase zeta isoform X2 — protein MAPSSNPSQFVRTEGNKKKKYSDAPSSLEIVAAEPLVRGLRKLPEDVDWSYSGALNQHNWGKKYPPCNSARQSPVDIDETFTQVRLQYQNLQLEGWDKLTAESSTIHNNGKAVSLHVEGEFFVSGGGLSSRFRVATVTFHWGHCNATSDGSEHSLNGMKYPLEMQIYCYDPDDFQSLEDAIREGGRIAALAVLFEISLEDNENFRPVIEAVNTVSRFGKSGSMEAFTMRSLLPNNTDKYYIYNGSLTTPPCSETVEWIVFKHTVAISETQLEVFCEVMTVQQAGYVILTDYLQSNFREQQQQFMGQVFASYTGVEEVLTPTCSSEPENVQADAQNDTTIMVMWERPRVVYDTTIDWYTVTYQRLQSRDQSKQEYRTDGDQDVGAIIPSLLANSSYVVQVVAICTNGLRGRWSDQIIVDMPLDDPESDSDPDAVTKDLEGRREVSSKAKSEKPENQNQVDLSPEDHSPVEEIPVEQTRVYQNQPSHHQNLPVQVSTPKTPYESAVLQKPRSSQDGKKKPDQNGSSPDDMDQNWIYEDSDPTRGPLRNAGFDSNGAIWVTEVTEQPGFLFPVARTNTLPAVRRQITEEASLSVLPHQSGDHSTQDRAGESGLPSPQTDVYTPPMEDVQVTDIFYEDTVNHSPLESSTSAATVSSSSAAAVLPGNKVDKVSLLSSGDKPLPETITSDSSSPPPLWITARAATPSNTLAESVYKSFTTSPLLRALMHTTQPMFNEGSNSSHESRIGLVAGLEREKRTVVPLAVVSTLTILCLLVLVGILVYWRNCFQVANFYPDDSASPKVLSAPSTPLLLATDGHEPLSVKQFVKHVMELHTTNTFSKEFEEVQACTVEIGITADSSNHPDNKSKNRYINILAYDHSRVKLSNSLDRDGKCGDYINANFVDGYERTRAYIAAQGPLRAGREDFWRMIWQQNVGVIVMITNLKEKGRTKCDQYWPEENQEEYGPYQVTLKSSKTLAYYTLRMFTVRDTTNKVSQRRVEHTVLHYHYTQWPDMGVPEYTLPVLSFIRASSRARTQEMGPVLVHCSAGVGRTGTYIVIDSMLQQIQDQGTVNVLGFLKHVRTQRNFLVQTQEQYVFIHDTLVEAILSRGTSVTSDLLHTYVSDLLTPGALGRTRMDKQFKLISQRQAKHADYSTALRDGNAERNRARALMPVERSRVCLTAAESNSTGYINASYVMGHHHSKEFIVSQTPLSSTVADFWRMVWEHGTHTVVRLPDTHCQSEQGESCVYWPSNDQPMSFEGFTVSYSGEEHVCLSNDERLLVQDFTVDSPENNYVLEVRQYSAACWPNPDSPIRNCFDLVSTVREHSRHSDRPTIIHDPLGGATSGLFCALTALSSQLEEEGAVDVYQVARMTNLMRPGVFNDLEQYQYLYRAVLSVVSSQEDQRALQSPETNGSVPLGQTNIAESLESLM, from the exons TCTCCCTCCATGTGGAAGGGGAGTTCTTTGTCAGTGGAGGAGGGCTGAGCTCCAGGTTCCGTGTTGCTACAGTTACCTTCCACTGGGGGCACTGCAATGCCACATCAGATGGGTCTGAACACAGCCTGAATGGGATGAAATACCCTCTGGAG ATGCAGATCTACTGTTACGATCCAGATGACTTCCAAAGTCTGGAGGACGCTataagagaaggagggaggatcGCTGCTTTGGCAGTGCTCTTTGAG ATCAGCTTGGAAGACAACGAGAACTTCCGTCCTGTAATAGAGGCTGTCAACACTGTCAGCAGGTTTG GTAAGAGCGGGTCGATGGAAGCTTTCACCATGCGGTCCTTGCTGCCGAATAACACAGATAAATATTACATCTACAATGGCTCACTAACTACACCCCCCTGCTCTGAAACGGTGGAGTGGATCGTCTTTAAACACACCGTGGCCATATCCGAAACACAG TTGGAGGTGTTTTGTGAGGTGATGACCGTGCAGCAGGCTGGATATGTGATACTGACGGATTACCTGCAGAGCAACTTcagggagcagcagcagcagttcatggGTCAGGTGTTTGCCTCGTACACCGGAGTGGAGGAAGTGCTCACACCCA CCTGCAGCTCAGAGCCAGAGAACGTTCAGGCCGACGCCCAGAACGACACAACCATCATGGTGATGTGGGAGCGTCCCCGTGTGGTTTACGACACAACCATCGACTGGTACACCGTCACATACCAGAGGCTACAGAGCCGAGACCAGAGCAAGCAGGAATACAGGACAGACGGGGACCAGGACGTG GGTGCCATCATCCCTAGCCTGCTGGCCAACAGCAGCTATGTGGTTCAGGTGGTTGCAATTTGCACCAATGGACTCAGAGGACGATGGAGTGACCAGATTATAGTGGACATGCCGTTAGATGaccctg AAAGTGATTCGGATCCCGACGCCGTCACAAAGGATTTGGAAGGCCGCAGGGAG GTCTCATCTAAAGCCAAATCAGAGAAGCCAGAGAACCAGAATCAGGTGGATTTGTCTCCAGAGGACCACAGCCCCGTGGAGGAGATCCCAGTGGAGCAGACCAGAGTTTACCAGAACCAGCCCTCCCACCACCAGAACCTCCCGGTCCAGGTCAGCACCCCAAAGACTCCCTACGAGTCCGCCGTTCTACAGAAACCTCGATCCAGCCAGGATGGGAAAAAGAAGCCGGACCAGAACGGGTCTAGTCCCGATGATATGGATCAGAACTGGATTTACGAGGACAGTGATCCAACACGCGGGCCGCTCAGAAACGCCGGTTTTGACAGCAACGGCGCAATATGGGTCACTGAGGTAACCGAGCAGCCGGGCTTCCTGTTTCCAGTCGCTCGGACAAACACACTGCCGGCGGTTCGCCGACAAATCACAGAAGAGGCCTCGTTGTCAGTGTTGCCACATCAG TCAGGGGATCACAGTACACAAGACCGAGCTGGAGAAAGTGGCCTCCCTTCTCCCCAAACGGACGTCTACACCCCTCCTATGGAGGACGTCCAAGTCACAGATATCTTCTATGAAGACACAGTCAACCACTCTCCACTAGAAAGCAGCACCTCTGCTGCAAcagtgtcttcttcttctgctgctgctgtgttgcCAG GTAATAAAGTGGACAAAGTCTCTTTGCTGTCCTCTGGAGACAAACCTCTACCAGAAACCATCACCTCCGATTCCTCCAGCCCGCCCCCCCTCTGGATCACGGCGAGGGCGGCCACCCCCAGCAACACGCTGGCCGAGTCGGTCTACAAATCATTCACCACCTCCCCTCTCCTCAGGGCACTGATGCATACGACCCAGCCCATGTTCAACG AGGGAAGCAACAGCAGCCACGAGTCTCGGATCGGGCTGGTCGCAGGTCTGGAGAGGGAAAAGAGGACAGTCGTTCCTCTGGCTGTCGTCTCCACTCTCACCATCCTCTGTCTGCTGGTGCTTGTGGGCATACTGGTCTACTGGag AAACTGTTTCCAGGTGGCTAATTTCTACCCAGATGACAGTGCGTCACCTAAAGTCCTATCAGCTCCATCTACACCCCTGCTGCTGgccacag ACGGTCACGAGCCGCTGTCGGTGAAACAGTTTGTGAAGCATGTCATGGAGCTGCACACCACCAACACTTTCTCCAAGGAGTTTGAG GAAGTGCAGGCGTGCACCGTGGAGATCGGCATCACTGCAGACAGCTCCAATCACCCCGACAACAAAAGCAAGAACAGATACATAAACATACTGGCCT ATGACCACAGTAGAGTCAAACTGTCCAACAGCTTGGACAGAGACGGGAAATGTGGAGACTACATCAACGCTAACTTTGTAGAC GGTTATGAGCGAACGAGGGCGTACATCGCAGCTCAGGGGCCCCTCCGAGCGGGCCGGGAGGACTTCTGGAGGATGATCTGGCAGCAGAACGTTGGAGTCATTGTCATGATCACCAACCTCAAGGAAAAAGGACGG ACAAAATGTGACCAGTACTGGCCGGAGGAGAACCAGGAAGAATACGGCCCGTACCAGGTGACCCTGAAAAGCAGCAAGACCCTCGCTTACTACACGCTGCGGATGTTCACTGTCAGAGATACCACAAATAAg GTTTCTCAGAGGAGAGTTGAACACACCGTCCTCCATTACCACTACACCCAGTGGCCAGACATGGGCGTCCCAGAATACACTCTGCCTGTCCTGTCCTTCATCAGAGCATCCTCTCGGGCGCGGACACAGGAGATGGGACCCGTACTGGTACACTGcag TGCCGGTGTAGGAAGGACCGGAACCTACATAGTGATAGACAGCATGCTGCAGCAGATCCAGGATCAGGGTACGGTGAACGTTCTTGGTTTCCTGAAACATGTCCGAACGCAGAGGAACTTCCTGGTTCAGACGCAG GAGCAGTACGTGTTCATCCATGACACTCTGGTGGAGGCCATCTTGAGCCGTGGCACCTcggtgacctctgacctcctccACACTTATGTGTCTGACCTTCTAACCCCTGGGGCGTTAGGCAGGACACGCATGGACAAACAGTTCAAG TTGATCAGTCAGCGTCAGGCCAAGCACGCCGACTACAGCACCGCCCTGAGAGACGGCAATGCTGAGAGGAACCGAGCCAGAGCTCTGATGCCTG TGGAAAGATCAAGAGTGTGTCTGACCGCTGCCGAGTCAAACTCCACCGGGTACATCAACGCCTCCTACGTCATG GGACATCACCACAGTAAGGAGTTCATAGTGAGCCAGACTCCTCTGAGCAGCACGGTGGCAGATTTCTGGAGAATGGTCTGGGAACACGGCACACACACTGTTGTCCGTCTGCCAGACACACACTGTcag AGTGAACAGGGGGAGTCTTGTGTTTACTGGCCCAGTAACGACCAGCCAATGAGCTTTGAGGGTTTCACTGTGTCGTACTCGGGGGAGgagcatgtgtgtctgtccaaTGACGAGAGACTTTTGGTGCAGGACTTTACAGTGGACTCTCCAGAg AACAATTATGTGTTGGAGGTGCGTCAGTACAGCGCCGCCTGCTGGCCCAACCCAGACAGTCCCATTAGGAACTGTTTTGATCTGGTCAGCACAGTCCGAGAGCACAGTAGACATTCAGACAGACCCACAATCATACACGACCC gctGGGAGGTGCTACATCAGGGCTGTTCTGTGCCCTCACGGCCCTGTCCAGTCAGCTAGAGGAGGAGGGAGCGGTAGACGTTTACCAGGTGGCACGGATGACCAACCTCATGAGGCCTGGGGTTTTTAATGATTTA gaGCAGTACCAGTATCTGTACCGAGCTGTGCTGAGTGTGGTGAGCAGCCAGGAAGACCAGAGAGCCCTGCAGAGTCCAGAAACCAACGGATCGGTACCACTGGGACAGACCAACATCGCTGAAAGCCTGGAGTCACTCATGTAG
- the ptprz1b gene encoding receptor-type tyrosine-protein phosphatase zeta isoform X1, whose translation MAPSSNPSQFVRTEGNKKKKYSDAPSSLEIVAAEPLVRGLRKLPEDVDWSYSGALNQHNWGKKYPPCNSARQSPVDIDETFTQVRLQYQNLQLEGWDKLTAESSTIHNNGKAVSLHVEGEFFVSGGGLSSRFRVATVTFHWGHCNATSDGSEHSLNGMKYPLEMQIYCYDPDDFQSLEDAIREGGRIAALAVLFEISLEDNENFRPVIEAVNTVSRFGKSGSMEAFTMRSLLPNNTDKYYIYNGSLTTPPCSETVEWIVFKHTVAISETQLEVFCEVMTVQQAGYVILTDYLQSNFREQQQQFMGQVFASYTGVEEVLTPTCSSEPENVQADAQNDTTIMVMWERPRVVYDTTIDWYTVTYQRLQSRDQSKQEYRTDGDQDVGAIIPSLLANSSYVVQVVAICTNGLRGRWSDQIIVDMPLDDPESDSDPDAVTKDLEGRREVSSKAKSEKPENQNQVDLSPEDHSPVEEIPVEQTRVYQNQPSHHQNLPVQVSTPKTPYESAVLQKPRSSQDGKKKPDQNGSSPDDMDQNWIYEDSDPTRGPLRNAGFDSNGAIWVTEVTEQPGFLFPVARTNTLPAVRRQITEEASLSVLPHQSGDHSTQDRAGESGLPSPQTDVYTPPMEDVQVTDIFYEDTVNHSPLESSTSAATVSSSSAAAVLPGNKVDKVSLLSSGDKPLPETITSDSSSPPPLWITARAATPSNTLAESVYKSFTTSPLLRALMHTTQPMFNEGSNSSHESRIGLVAGLEREKRTVVPLAVVSTLTILCLLVLVGILVYWRNCFQVANFYPDDSASPKVLSAPSTPLLLATDGHEPLSVKQFVKHVMELHTTNTFSKEFEIVKESYEEVQACTVEIGITADSSNHPDNKSKNRYINILAYDHSRVKLSNSLDRDGKCGDYINANFVDGYERTRAYIAAQGPLRAGREDFWRMIWQQNVGVIVMITNLKEKGRTKCDQYWPEENQEEYGPYQVTLKSSKTLAYYTLRMFTVRDTTNKVSQRRVEHTVLHYHYTQWPDMGVPEYTLPVLSFIRASSRARTQEMGPVLVHCSAGVGRTGTYIVIDSMLQQIQDQGTVNVLGFLKHVRTQRNFLVQTQEQYVFIHDTLVEAILSRGTSVTSDLLHTYVSDLLTPGALGRTRMDKQFKLISQRQAKHADYSTALRDGNAERNRARALMPVERSRVCLTAAESNSTGYINASYVMGHHHSKEFIVSQTPLSSTVADFWRMVWEHGTHTVVRLPDTHCQSEQGESCVYWPSNDQPMSFEGFTVSYSGEEHVCLSNDERLLVQDFTVDSPENNYVLEVRQYSAACWPNPDSPIRNCFDLVSTVREHSRHSDRPTIIHDPLGGATSGLFCALTALSSQLEEEGAVDVYQVARMTNLMRPGVFNDLEQYQYLYRAVLSVVSSQEDQRALQSPETNGSVPLGQTNIAESLESLM comes from the exons TCTCCCTCCATGTGGAAGGGGAGTTCTTTGTCAGTGGAGGAGGGCTGAGCTCCAGGTTCCGTGTTGCTACAGTTACCTTCCACTGGGGGCACTGCAATGCCACATCAGATGGGTCTGAACACAGCCTGAATGGGATGAAATACCCTCTGGAG ATGCAGATCTACTGTTACGATCCAGATGACTTCCAAAGTCTGGAGGACGCTataagagaaggagggaggatcGCTGCTTTGGCAGTGCTCTTTGAG ATCAGCTTGGAAGACAACGAGAACTTCCGTCCTGTAATAGAGGCTGTCAACACTGTCAGCAGGTTTG GTAAGAGCGGGTCGATGGAAGCTTTCACCATGCGGTCCTTGCTGCCGAATAACACAGATAAATATTACATCTACAATGGCTCACTAACTACACCCCCCTGCTCTGAAACGGTGGAGTGGATCGTCTTTAAACACACCGTGGCCATATCCGAAACACAG TTGGAGGTGTTTTGTGAGGTGATGACCGTGCAGCAGGCTGGATATGTGATACTGACGGATTACCTGCAGAGCAACTTcagggagcagcagcagcagttcatggGTCAGGTGTTTGCCTCGTACACCGGAGTGGAGGAAGTGCTCACACCCA CCTGCAGCTCAGAGCCAGAGAACGTTCAGGCCGACGCCCAGAACGACACAACCATCATGGTGATGTGGGAGCGTCCCCGTGTGGTTTACGACACAACCATCGACTGGTACACCGTCACATACCAGAGGCTACAGAGCCGAGACCAGAGCAAGCAGGAATACAGGACAGACGGGGACCAGGACGTG GGTGCCATCATCCCTAGCCTGCTGGCCAACAGCAGCTATGTGGTTCAGGTGGTTGCAATTTGCACCAATGGACTCAGAGGACGATGGAGTGACCAGATTATAGTGGACATGCCGTTAGATGaccctg AAAGTGATTCGGATCCCGACGCCGTCACAAAGGATTTGGAAGGCCGCAGGGAG GTCTCATCTAAAGCCAAATCAGAGAAGCCAGAGAACCAGAATCAGGTGGATTTGTCTCCAGAGGACCACAGCCCCGTGGAGGAGATCCCAGTGGAGCAGACCAGAGTTTACCAGAACCAGCCCTCCCACCACCAGAACCTCCCGGTCCAGGTCAGCACCCCAAAGACTCCCTACGAGTCCGCCGTTCTACAGAAACCTCGATCCAGCCAGGATGGGAAAAAGAAGCCGGACCAGAACGGGTCTAGTCCCGATGATATGGATCAGAACTGGATTTACGAGGACAGTGATCCAACACGCGGGCCGCTCAGAAACGCCGGTTTTGACAGCAACGGCGCAATATGGGTCACTGAGGTAACCGAGCAGCCGGGCTTCCTGTTTCCAGTCGCTCGGACAAACACACTGCCGGCGGTTCGCCGACAAATCACAGAAGAGGCCTCGTTGTCAGTGTTGCCACATCAG TCAGGGGATCACAGTACACAAGACCGAGCTGGAGAAAGTGGCCTCCCTTCTCCCCAAACGGACGTCTACACCCCTCCTATGGAGGACGTCCAAGTCACAGATATCTTCTATGAAGACACAGTCAACCACTCTCCACTAGAAAGCAGCACCTCTGCTGCAAcagtgtcttcttcttctgctgctgctgtgttgcCAG GTAATAAAGTGGACAAAGTCTCTTTGCTGTCCTCTGGAGACAAACCTCTACCAGAAACCATCACCTCCGATTCCTCCAGCCCGCCCCCCCTCTGGATCACGGCGAGGGCGGCCACCCCCAGCAACACGCTGGCCGAGTCGGTCTACAAATCATTCACCACCTCCCCTCTCCTCAGGGCACTGATGCATACGACCCAGCCCATGTTCAACG AGGGAAGCAACAGCAGCCACGAGTCTCGGATCGGGCTGGTCGCAGGTCTGGAGAGGGAAAAGAGGACAGTCGTTCCTCTGGCTGTCGTCTCCACTCTCACCATCCTCTGTCTGCTGGTGCTTGTGGGCATACTGGTCTACTGGag AAACTGTTTCCAGGTGGCTAATTTCTACCCAGATGACAGTGCGTCACCTAAAGTCCTATCAGCTCCATCTACACCCCTGCTGCTGgccacag ACGGTCACGAGCCGCTGTCGGTGAAACAGTTTGTGAAGCATGTCATGGAGCTGCACACCACCAACACTTTCTCCAAGGAGTTTGAG ATTGTCAAAGAATCCTATGAG GAAGTGCAGGCGTGCACCGTGGAGATCGGCATCACTGCAGACAGCTCCAATCACCCCGACAACAAAAGCAAGAACAGATACATAAACATACTGGCCT ATGACCACAGTAGAGTCAAACTGTCCAACAGCTTGGACAGAGACGGGAAATGTGGAGACTACATCAACGCTAACTTTGTAGAC GGTTATGAGCGAACGAGGGCGTACATCGCAGCTCAGGGGCCCCTCCGAGCGGGCCGGGAGGACTTCTGGAGGATGATCTGGCAGCAGAACGTTGGAGTCATTGTCATGATCACCAACCTCAAGGAAAAAGGACGG ACAAAATGTGACCAGTACTGGCCGGAGGAGAACCAGGAAGAATACGGCCCGTACCAGGTGACCCTGAAAAGCAGCAAGACCCTCGCTTACTACACGCTGCGGATGTTCACTGTCAGAGATACCACAAATAAg GTTTCTCAGAGGAGAGTTGAACACACCGTCCTCCATTACCACTACACCCAGTGGCCAGACATGGGCGTCCCAGAATACACTCTGCCTGTCCTGTCCTTCATCAGAGCATCCTCTCGGGCGCGGACACAGGAGATGGGACCCGTACTGGTACACTGcag TGCCGGTGTAGGAAGGACCGGAACCTACATAGTGATAGACAGCATGCTGCAGCAGATCCAGGATCAGGGTACGGTGAACGTTCTTGGTTTCCTGAAACATGTCCGAACGCAGAGGAACTTCCTGGTTCAGACGCAG GAGCAGTACGTGTTCATCCATGACACTCTGGTGGAGGCCATCTTGAGCCGTGGCACCTcggtgacctctgacctcctccACACTTATGTGTCTGACCTTCTAACCCCTGGGGCGTTAGGCAGGACACGCATGGACAAACAGTTCAAG TTGATCAGTCAGCGTCAGGCCAAGCACGCCGACTACAGCACCGCCCTGAGAGACGGCAATGCTGAGAGGAACCGAGCCAGAGCTCTGATGCCTG TGGAAAGATCAAGAGTGTGTCTGACCGCTGCCGAGTCAAACTCCACCGGGTACATCAACGCCTCCTACGTCATG GGACATCACCACAGTAAGGAGTTCATAGTGAGCCAGACTCCTCTGAGCAGCACGGTGGCAGATTTCTGGAGAATGGTCTGGGAACACGGCACACACACTGTTGTCCGTCTGCCAGACACACACTGTcag AGTGAACAGGGGGAGTCTTGTGTTTACTGGCCCAGTAACGACCAGCCAATGAGCTTTGAGGGTTTCACTGTGTCGTACTCGGGGGAGgagcatgtgtgtctgtccaaTGACGAGAGACTTTTGGTGCAGGACTTTACAGTGGACTCTCCAGAg AACAATTATGTGTTGGAGGTGCGTCAGTACAGCGCCGCCTGCTGGCCCAACCCAGACAGTCCCATTAGGAACTGTTTTGATCTGGTCAGCACAGTCCGAGAGCACAGTAGACATTCAGACAGACCCACAATCATACACGACCC gctGGGAGGTGCTACATCAGGGCTGTTCTGTGCCCTCACGGCCCTGTCCAGTCAGCTAGAGGAGGAGGGAGCGGTAGACGTTTACCAGGTGGCACGGATGACCAACCTCATGAGGCCTGGGGTTTTTAATGATTTA gaGCAGTACCAGTATCTGTACCGAGCTGTGCTGAGTGTGGTGAGCAGCCAGGAAGACCAGAGAGCCCTGCAGAGTCCAGAAACCAACGGATCGGTACCACTGGGACAGACCAACATCGCTGAAAGCCTGGAGTCACTCATGTAG